Proteins encoded in a region of the Streptomyces sp. NBC_00258 genome:
- a CDS encoding S1 family peptidase produces the protein MRARGTTIRRSRLAASVLSLLVVAALAVSGTNATAAPTADAAPSAASVSGAASAVESLGIAGTTWAVDERTGKLRVLADSTVGDADLATLRRATGQFAGATTLVRVDGRLRTLLSGGDAIYASSWRCSAGVNVQSGSTYYFVTAGHCTDGMPTWYTSSGLTTAVGPTTGTSFPGNDFGVVRYTNPAVPHPGTIGTVDVTGTATAYVGQSVCRRGATTGVRCGRVTALNATVNYGGGDIVYGLIQTNICAEPGDSGGPLYAGDKVIGILSGGSGNCTSGGTTFYQPIQEVLSAYGLTVY, from the coding sequence ATGAGAGCACGCGGTACCACCATCAGACGTTCGAGGCTTGCCGCCTCGGTGTTGAGCCTGCTCGTCGTGGCCGCCCTGGCGGTGTCCGGCACCAACGCGACCGCGGCGCCCACGGCCGACGCCGCACCGTCCGCCGCCTCGGTGTCCGGCGCGGCCTCGGCCGTCGAATCGCTCGGGATCGCCGGGACGACCTGGGCCGTGGACGAGCGCACCGGGAAGCTGCGGGTTCTCGCCGACTCCACGGTCGGGGACGCGGACCTGGCCACGCTCCGCCGGGCCACCGGGCAGTTCGCCGGTGCCACGACCCTCGTACGGGTCGACGGCCGGCTGCGCACCCTCCTGTCGGGTGGCGACGCCATCTACGCCTCCAGCTGGCGCTGCTCTGCCGGGGTCAACGTGCAGAGCGGCTCCACCTACTACTTCGTCACCGCCGGTCACTGCACCGACGGCATGCCCACCTGGTACACCAGTTCCGGCCTGACCACGGCGGTCGGCCCCACCACCGGCACGAGCTTCCCCGGCAACGACTTCGGCGTCGTCCGGTACACCAACCCGGCCGTGCCGCACCCGGGCACCATCGGAACCGTCGACGTCACCGGGACCGCGACCGCCTACGTCGGCCAGAGCGTCTGCCGTCGGGGAGCGACCACCGGTGTCCGCTGCGGCAGGGTCACCGCGCTCAACGCGACCGTCAACTACGGAGGCGGAGACATCGTCTACGGGCTGATCCAGACCAACATCTGCGCCGAGCCCGGCGACAGCGGCGGCCCGCTCTACGCAGGCGACAAGGTCATCGGCATCCTCTCCGGCG